A genomic region of Caldicellulosiruptor acetigenus contains the following coding sequences:
- a CDS encoding Gfo/Idh/MocA family protein, which yields MEKVKVAVLGCGNIAPVYLKNLKRFGIFDVIACADVDLDKARSIASEFSVPQAIEPDKVYDLDVDIIVNLTPPQHHYEINKRVLESGKHLYSEKPLCSTLNEAKEILELAEKKNLKVGCAPDTFLGANIQTAKKLIEDGWIGRPFAANCFILYGGPEKWHPNPHFIFKKYLGPLFDVGPYCLTALVVLLGSVKKVSGMGMITYKERLITSEPHRGEKIEVEMPTYVTANLLFDTGVIGNVTVSYDVPDTNLRGIEIYGTEGTLIVPDPNFFDHGRVYLKRHDDKEFTKMPTINPFNYDNLRGLGILDMALSIKLSTSLRASGRLSYHVLEILWAIYTSTQEGRFVDVESTAPQTPLLDMELLREVLCL from the coding sequence ATGGAAAAAGTAAAAGTTGCAGTGCTTGGCTGTGGTAACATTGCGCCAGTTTATCTTAAGAACCTCAAAAGGTTTGGGATATTTGACGTTATTGCGTGCGCAGATGTAGACTTGGATAAAGCAAGGAGCATAGCCTCAGAGTTTTCTGTGCCGCAGGCAATAGAACCTGACAAAGTCTATGATCTTGATGTGGATATAATTGTGAATCTTACCCCGCCTCAGCACCACTATGAGATAAACAAAAGGGTTTTGGAAAGTGGAAAGCATCTTTACAGCGAAAAGCCTCTTTGCTCAACACTGAATGAGGCAAAAGAAATTCTGGAGTTGGCAGAAAAGAAAAACCTTAAAGTTGGATGTGCGCCTGATACATTTCTTGGTGCGAACATTCAGACAGCAAAAAAGCTCATTGAAGATGGATGGATAGGAAGACCCTTTGCTGCAAACTGTTTTATACTCTACGGTGGACCTGAAAAGTGGCATCCAAACCCACATTTTATTTTCAAAAAATACTTAGGACCGCTTTTTGATGTCGGACCTTACTGTTTAACAGCTCTTGTGGTTTTACTTGGTTCTGTCAAAAAAGTATCTGGTATGGGCATGATAACATACAAAGAAAGGCTTATAACTTCTGAGCCTCACAGAGGAGAAAAGATTGAGGTTGAAATGCCAACATATGTGACTGCAAACCTTCTTTTTGACACGGGCGTCATAGGAAATGTTACTGTGTCGTATGATGTGCCAGATACAAACCTGCGCGGGATAGAGATTTATGGGACAGAAGGTACGTTAATTGTTCCAGACCCGAACTTTTTTGACCATGGCAGGGTGTACTTGAAAAGACACGATGATAAGGAATTTACAAAGATGCCAACCATCAATCCGTTCAATTACGACAACCTGCGCGGTCTTGGAATACTTGACATGGCACTTTCAATAAAGCTCTCAACATCTCTTAGGGCATCAGGCAGGCTTTCTTATCATGTGCTGGAAATTCTGTGGGCAATTTACACTTCGACCCAAGAAGGAAGGTTTGTTGATGTTGAAAGCACAGCGCCTCAGACACCTCTTCTTGATATGGAGCTTTTGAGGGAAGTTTTGTGTCTGTAA
- a CDS encoding nucleoside recognition domain-containing protein, with protein sequence MNIFWIVAIVASILYQLLIGKIEKVTEILFSAPQKAADIFLTILLSIMLWSGFLRVVQDSNLVEILKKLLKPIFESLFETKNERALNFMLLNVVANMLGLGNAATPAGILAMQELSKEAKNSAASDDMILFVLINTCSIQLIPTTVIILRTKFSSSAPAAITFPTLFVSMASLFVGIILCKVLSKVCKK encoded by the coding sequence ATGAATATATTCTGGATTGTTGCAATTGTAGCTTCTATTTTGTACCAACTCCTGATTGGGAAGATAGAAAAAGTCACCGAAATTCTGTTTTCGGCTCCTCAAAAAGCAGCTGATATTTTCTTGACAATTTTGCTTTCAATAATGCTCTGGTCAGGATTTTTGAGAGTTGTGCAGGATAGCAACCTTGTTGAGATTTTAAAAAAGCTTTTGAAACCCATTTTTGAATCTTTATTTGAAACTAAAAACGAAAGGGCGCTGAATTTTATGCTTTTAAATGTTGTTGCTAACATGCTTGGGCTTGGTAATGCTGCAACGCCGGCAGGTATACTTGCCATGCAGGAACTTTCAAAAGAAGCCAAAAATTCTGCAGCCTCTGACGACATGATTTTGTTTGTGCTGATAAACACCTGTTCAATCCAGTTAATTCCAACAACTGTGATAATTCTAAGAACCAAATTTTCATCATCAGCTCCTGCAGCCATCACCTTCCCCACCCTTTTTGTATCAATGGCAAGCCTTTTTGTGGGAATAATCCTGTGCAAGGTTTTGTCGAAGGTGTGCAAAAAATGA
- a CDS encoding nucleoside recognition domain-containing protein, with protein MKNISDYLIASFLLMIILFAASKRIDVFKSFVEGVKDGLRISIRIFPNVFALIVAVELFTKTGVLDILQKLLSPVLSFFGIYKEAFGLIVIKPFSGSSSFAVLRDIFEKYGVDSEIGIYSSIICASTETLFYVITTYLAATNVKKTKYLIPLAIAVDFLVLIIAAMVVRMSI; from the coding sequence ATGAAGAATATCTCAGATTATCTGATAGCCTCTTTTTTGCTCATGATAATCCTGTTTGCAGCCTCAAAAAGGATAGATGTTTTCAAGAGCTTTGTAGAAGGTGTGAAAGATGGACTTAGGATTTCAATAAGGATATTTCCCAACGTTTTTGCGCTGATTGTGGCTGTTGAACTTTTCACAAAGACAGGGGTTCTGGATATCCTGCAAAAGCTCTTGTCTCCTGTATTGAGCTTTTTTGGGATATACAAAGAAGCGTTTGGTCTTATTGTCATAAAACCGTTCTCGGGAAGCAGCAGTTTTGCAGTGCTGCGGGACATCTTTGAAAAATACGGTGTTGACTCTGAGATAGGCATATATTCTTCTATAATATGTGCATCAACAGAGACACTCTTTTACGTCATCACCACATACCTTGCAGCAACCAATGTAAAAAAGACAAAGTATTTGATACCGTTAGCGATAGCTGTAGATTTTCTGGTTTTAATCATCGCAGCCATGGTTGTGAGAATGAGCATATAA